The region CTCCCCGTCATGATCTCGACCTGCCGCTCGAGTTTGTCGGCACGCCACAGGTCGTCGTGGTCTAGGAACGCGATCAAGTCTCCGCGTGCAGCCTGGAGGGCCTTCCCCCGCGCGGCCCCAAGCGTGAGTCGCTCCGAGCCACCCAGTACCCGAGTCCGCGTGTCGAACGCACGCGCCAGATCCGCGCTGCCGTCATGGGATCCGTTATTCCAGAAGACGAGCTCCCAATCCTCGAAGCTCTGAGCCTTCAGACCGGCGAGGCTCTCCGGCAAGAGAGCCGACCCGTTGTAACACACCATGATGACCGAGACTGTCGGTCGCACATCCCCGGTCTCTGCACGCTCGGCACTCACGACGAGGTGCGGCGCTCAGCCGGCCGTGACCAACTCGTCGTCCGCATGGGCCTGGGCATCGGGTCCGCCGTGTGCCAGCCAACGCTCGGCTTCTAGTGCTGCCATGCAGCCACTTCCAGCCGCGGTAATTGCCTGGCGGTAGAAATCGTCGAAGACGTCTCCCGCTGCGAAGACGCCCGGCACTGAGGTTACGGTCCGCCACGCCTCCGGCAGTTCGACGTACCCATTGTCCTTGAGCGCCACCACACCGTTCAGGAAGGCCGTGTTCGGCGTGTGACCGATGGCCACGAAGAGCCCGCCGACAGCGACTTCGCTCGCCTCTCCGGTAACCGTGTCTTCGAGCTTGAGCGACGTAACGATCTCCTCACCCACGACGTCCGTGACGGTCTTGTTCCACTCCACACGGATCTTCGGGTCGTTGAGCACACGTTCCGCCATGATCTTCGATGCGCGGAACTCATCACGGCGGTGAACGACGACCACTTCCTTCGCGAACTTCGTGAGGTAGAGTGCGTCTTCCATGGCCGAGTCTCCGCCACCAATGACGGCCAACACCTGGTCACGGAACGCGGGCAAAGCACCGTCGCATACCGCACAAGCACTCACGCCTCCACCGGACTGGGCGAGCTTCTCTTCGTTGGGCAGTCCGAGCCAGCGAGCATTCGCACCGGTCGCGAGAATCACGGAGTCGGCGAAGACCTCCTTGCCACCACTGGAGACAAGGCGGAACGGGTACTGCTCCACATCGATCTCTACGATGTCTTCCCAGATCGCACGTGTGCCGAAACGGAGGGCCTGCTCCCTCATCTCCATCATGAGATCCTGCCCCATCACGCCTTCTTTGAATCCCGGGTAGTTCTCGACCTCGGTCGTGAACATTAGCTGCCCCCCCGGGATCATCGTGCGGCTACCAGCCCCTTCGAACACGAAAGGCTCCATCTGGGCGCGCGCGGCGTAGATAGCCGCGGTCCAGCCGGCTGGCCCCGACCCAATGATGACGACGGTCTCCCGCTCACGTACTTCGGTCATTTCTGCTCTGCCTGTCGTTGTCGCGGGGAGAGCAGGACGCCCTCCACACCATCACAATTCCCGGGGGTTCCCGACCGGGCTATTCCTTGAAGACCTTCATGTTCGTCGAGTGACCCGGGTTCACGCGAGCGCTCGGGTCCACGAAGTGCACCGCATTGTTCACAGCCACCGCAGCCTCAGCAAATCCCGTCGCAATGAGGTCGAGTTTCCCCTCGTAATCGACCACGTCACCCGCGGCGAAGATCCCGTCCACATTGGTCGCCATGAGTTGATCGACCTTGATGCGGTTCTTCTCGACTTCCAGTCCCCAAGCCTTGATTGGGCCAAGGTCCGGCTTGAAGCCGAGGCAGGACAACACGACATCACACTCGACGGTCTCGTCCTCGTCCGTACGGTTGTCGAACACGGTGGCACTGTGCACGACGTCCTCTCCGTGGACCTCTCGTACTTCATAGAACGTCCGAAGATCGATCTCACCAGCCTCGGCGGCGGCTTCCATCTGAGTCACAGAAGCCGCGTGTGCGCGCCATCCGTCGCGGCGATGGACCAGTGAGATCGAGGACGCGATGCCCTTGAGCATCAGAACGAAATCGAGCGCCGAGTCCCCGCCACCCACGACAATGACCTTCTTGTCTCGGAACGACTCTGGGTCCTTTACCGCGTACTCGATGCCTTTCTGGAAGAAGTCCTCGTAGCCGGCACATTTGAGCGGCATTGGCTCAAAGGCTCCCTTGCCTCCTGCGATGACGATGGATCGGGTCAGATAAATTCCGTTCGCGCACCGCATCTCGAAGTGGTCGTCCTTTCGTTCGACCTCCCCAACCTGTTCATCGAGAATCACTTCGGGATCGAATTGCAGCGCCTGCTCCACAAGTCCTTTCACCAAGTCCTTCGCTAGAACCTTCGGGAAGCCACCCACGTCATGGATGTACTTCTCAGGATACAGCGCGGTGAGCTGTCCCCCGAGGTCGGGCAAGGAATCGACAATGCGGCACGAGGAGCCGCGCATGCCCGCGTAGAAGGCGGCGAAAAGCCCCGTAGGACCACCGCCGACGATCGTAATATCTCGAATATCGTTAGCCATGAAGGCTCAAGTGTAACCGGACGGCGAGGCCCATCCAACGGGCCCCGGACGGGCTACGACGCGGGTGCGCCACGATAGAAATCAGAGGCCTTGTAGCGCTCCAGTCCGCCTACGATGAGCAGCTTGGTGACAGCCGCTGCGGGGACCCCGATCAGGAGCCCGACGAAGCCGAAGAAGAAGCCTCCCAGCGCGAGCGCGAGCACGACCCACACCGGATGCAAGCCGACCGATTCACCGACGATTCTGGGACTGATGACAGTGCTCTCGAGCAGCTGAGCGACGATGTAGACGCCAGCCACTTTGATTAGCGAGATGCCGACGCTGCCACTCACAAGGGCAATGAAGATGGCCGGGATCACCGACAAAATCAGACCCAGATAGGGAACCACGGAGAAGATCGCGACGATCAGACCCAACGTCGCCGCGTGTGGGAATCCGACGACCCAAAGCCCAAGACCCGTAATGAGCCCGATCGCGATCGCCACGGTCACCTGCCCCCGCAGATATCGCGAGATCAGGTTGTTACAGCCTGAGGTAAACGAGACGAACGACTCACGTCTGTCGGCGGGGAGCAGTCCTGCAACGGTTGCGGTAAGTCCGTCCCAGTCGCGCAGCAGGTAAAAGGTCAGGACGGGGGTCAGAGCCACATAGCCGACAAGCCCGAGCATCGAACCGAAGCCGCGCCCTACACCGAGAACCCCGGTCCACAGCCAGGTGGTCAGGGCCTCCTGCCGCTCCTGAAGGAACGCCACAACCACCGCTGAGTCCACGTTACGCAAACGCTCAAGCAGGGCCTCCTCGTCAATGAGCGGGAAGTCCACCGAGAGCAATCGTTCGCGACTCGCTTCCAGCCATCCAGCCATCCTTTCGAAGAGGAGCGGGGCGGCCTGAACGATCTCGCCGAGCTGTTGAATCGCGGAGGGCAAAACCAACAAGAACAGAACACCGAGTAACCCAACCGCAGGTAACGTCAGAAGCGCGATAGCGGCTGTTCTGGGGACGCGTCTCTGCTCAAGCGCGTCCACGAGCGGGTCGAGGACATAGGCCAGCACCATCGCCAACACGAACGGAGCTAGAAGGGAGCCTGTGGTCGAAAGCAGCCAGATAAGCGTGAGGAGTCCAGCAAGACTGACGAGCTCCGTATGGCCTTCCTTCCCTCGGAATGGGAGGAGCACGGCCCATAGTAGAGCCAGTAGCATGACTGGGTTCAGAATGTCCGATGTCGCAACGAGAAAGAACCCCAGAACGAGGAGCACCGCTGCTCCCTCGACCACGCGCCACACAGTCAGTTGGGTCTGCTGATTATCCACGTTCGACTTCCGACTTGGGTTTCTTTCCCCGTTCCCCCACCGCCTGTATCGCCACCTTCATCACTTCACGCGCATTGTCATACGTGATCTTCTTCGGCGCATCCTCCAGGGGCACCCAAACACACTCGGTGATGGCCTCTTCGAGTTGAGGCACAGGCTCACCCGAGTCCGAATCCATCAAGTAGAATGTGGTGAACTTGTGGACCTGCGCATCTTGAGAACGGAAATACCAATCGATCGTGACGAGCTCGGGCCCCAGACGGAGGTCCGTCAATCCGGTCTCCTCGCTCACTTCCCGGAGCGCTGCTTCATGGGGCTCCTCGCCTTCCTCGAGATGTCCCTTCGGAAGCCCCCAATTCCTGTACGGATCGCGGATCACCAAAGCGAAAGTGCCCTCGTCGGTAGTACGAACCACAACCCCACCCGCACTTCGCTCTACCCGAATGGGCACTGGGCGCTGTGCCACGATCGCTCCTAGAAGATCGAGAGTCGGACGTACCGGCGCGGATTCGCGCGAACGTCCTCAAGGAGAAGAGCAAGCTGGCCCAGCACATCTTCCGCGCGGACCGCCAGCGTCGAGTCTACGAGCAATCGGCCGATCGCACCTTCACCCGACTCGATCATCGCCGTGATTCGATCCATACGAGCAAACGCGGAATCGGCTCGTTCAAACGTGCCCGCCATGCCACCCGTCGCCGCCGACATGTCCGTGGCAATCGCGTCGATCCCGCTCGATGCCGATCGAATGTTGGCCACGATCGAATCGATCTGGGCATCGGTGAGAATGGCTTCGATACGCTCGAACGAGCGCCGGGCCACCACAGACGCTGCTTCCACTTCGTTCAGCGCGCTGTCGGCACTCGCGGTCACACTATTCGCCATCGCGGACTGTTGCACGACGAGATCCCGAATCTCGAGGCTGATCTCCTCTAGGTTGCCAATCGCCGAAGCGAGAGCCGCAGCCGTGGAGTCATTGAAGGCAAGTTCGAGTCGGTCTGACAGACCCGCGACGTTGTCCGCGATTTGTTCAGCAGACGCCGTAAGGCGAGAGAGTTCCGGCAGCGCATACCCAGGCAGCACTCCGCTCGGCGTACCCTCAGGCAACTGGTAAAACGGGAATCGCGGGAACTCGGCACGAGAGACCACCTCCGCCTGCCAGTCCCCGAACATGGACTCAGGACCAAGGATGACTGCAGCGTCTTCCGGGAGCATGACCTCTTGGTCCACCATCAGCGTGATCCGGACCGCAGCCCCGTCGACACCGATCTCGTCGACTACGCCAATGTTGACGCCGAGGTACTTCACAGTGTTGCCGCGGTTGAGCTGGCCCACATTACGAAGCAGTACATCGGTCGAAGCCTGCGGGCGTCCGAAATTCGCGCCATTCAAGAAGAACGTCCCGAGCACGGCGATAGCAATAGACACGATGATGACGACCCCAACCATCAACTCTCTACTGCGATTCATGTAGCCGACTCCAACAATTCGGGCCTCCCCTCGATGAATCCCCTCACGACCGGATCGGTCGCGTTCCGAACCTCGTCGGGCGTGCCTTCGAAGCGAATCTGGCCATCGTAGAGCATGGCGACGCGGTCAGAAATCCTGAAGGCACTGGTCATGTCGTGTGTAATCACCACCCCAGTAACCCCCAGTTGGTCCGACATCCGGACGATCAGCTCATCGATGACCGCGGTGGTAACCGGATCAAGACCGGTCGTCGGCTCGTCGTAAAGCAGGTACTTCGGTTCCGTCGCGATGGCCCTCGCAAAGCCGGCACGTTTTCGCTGGCCACCAGACAGCTGAGAGGGAAAGCGATCCCCGTACCCGTCCAGATCCACCAGATGGAGGCAATCAAACACTCGGCTGCGAATCTTGGCTTCAGTCATGTCGGACATGCGGCGGAGCCCCATCCCGACATTTTCCTCAATGGTCATCGAGTCGAAAAGCGCCGCGAACTGAAAGACGTAGCCAACCCTTCTTCGCAGCACGTAGAGGGTTTCGAGGTCGAGACGACTCACGTTCTCCCCGTCCACCCAAATTTCACCCTGATCCGGACGGAGGAGGCCGACAATGTGTTTGAGCGCGACAGATTTTCCGGTCCCCGAGCCACCGATCACCGAAAGCGTATCACCGTCTTGTACGGACAGGGTGAAGCCCTTGAGCACCTGATTCACGCCGAATGCCTTGTGGACGCCAATGAGTTCGATGCTCATAGCAGTACCGCCGCCCAAAAAGCATCCAGCACCAAGATGATCATGCTACTGACCACAACGGCTTGGGTCGCAGCTTGTCCCACGCCCTCCGCGCCGCCTCGGGCATGGAAACCGAAGAAGCACCCGACCGACGTGACCGTGAGCCCGAATGTCGCCGACTTAATGGCCGAGAATTGGATGTCCCACGGATCGAAGTAGAGACGAAGGCCCTTCAAGAACTCGAACGAGGACATGTCGAGGAGCGCCTGTGCGGTGACCCAGCCAGCGAAGACCCCAAGCGCGTCAGCGAGAATGACCACGACCGGGAACATGAGCACCCCGGCAACGACACGAGGCACGACGAGATACGCGGCCGGATCGTACGCCAACGTCTCCAGTGCATCGATCTGCTCGGTGACGCGCATGGTGCCGATCTCAGCAGCAATGTTGGCCCCGACACGTCCAGAAAGGGCTAATCCCGTCAGAACGGGCCCTAACTCCAAGACCATGGTCTTGCCGACGAGCGTCCCCACGAAATAGAGCGGTACCGCCCCGGTGAACGTGTACTCGGCCATCTGCGCCAGGACGATCCCCGTGAACGTCGCTATAAAGAGCGCAATCGGGACAGATTCGACCCCCACCTTTACCATCTGCGGGAGGAGATGTGGCAACCACTGCGAACCATTCACCAGCGCGCGCGCGGCATCCCTGGCCAGATAGCCAGCACGGCCTAGGGCACTGACGGTCCGGATCGCGAACCGTCCCACGGCTCGGACGGGACCGGTGACGAAGTTCATGAACGGAGTATACACAATCGCAGAAGCGAAGAAAAAACGGCTTCCCGACCTAGGTCGGGAAGCCGTCGAAGTTGCAAAGCTCGTGCCACCTTAAACGCGGGGACCTTCCTCGCACTCGAGCGTGAACTCGACCTCCTCGAGTACTCCGTTCTCACCGGGCAGCATGTACGCGACCCGAATTCGTTTCACGGCCGCACGAGGATCCGTAATCGAGACCTCGAAATCGAGAGACTGATCGTGTGAGACGATTCGCGTTCGAATGCGATCGCTGGGTTCCGCCTGCGCACCGCGCACCGGGTTCCTAAACAGAGCCTTGGTGGACTGTCGGCCTGTGTCGAGCTGTCTCGTCACCTTGACCAATTTCAGCCAATCAGGCTGATAATTGACCCCATATTGGAAGCCGCATTGGTCGGCTCCACTGCCTTCTCGATTGTGTCGCGCCACCCCGCCTCCTCCACGAGAGGGGAAATCCCTAAAAATCGTAAACGAATGTTTTCATCCGCTCTTGAATTGTCAAGTTTTTGCGCAGGGGGTACCGCGAAAATCGATTGAAACAGAAAGACCTTAGGCGGTCGCCCGCTGAGCTTTTTCCGGCTAAAGGTCCAGTGGGACCGGTACAAATGTCAGAAAAAATATCAAAACCAGCGCGAATCCCAACCAACGACGCACCAACCCGATGTGCTTCTCAGGCTGCACCACTGGGGGGTGATTCATGCGTCCGCGATGTAGAACTGCGATCAGTGCGGCCCAGGCCCACCAGCCCCACCACAAGAACCCAAGTGGGAGCAGCGCCACCATGAACACCTTGGAAGCACGGCTCTGCTGTTTGGGGGCCAGCGCATAGAGGATGTGGCCCCCGTCCAGTTGCCCCAAGGGCAAGAGGTTGAGAGCGGTCACGAACAACCCCAGCCAGCCGACGAGCGCCAACGGATGGAGGAGAATGGGAGCCTCTCCGAGCACTCCCGGGGCGAAGATCGAACCCATCACGTGGGTGATCACCCCATTGCCCAGCCACACCGACTGGCCCG is a window of Longimicrobiales bacterium DNA encoding:
- the trxB gene encoding thioredoxin-disulfide reductase, producing MTEVRERETVVIIGSGPAGWTAAIYAARAQMEPFVFEGAGSRTMIPGGQLMFTTEVENYPGFKEGVMGQDLMMEMREQALRFGTRAIWEDIVEIDVEQYPFRLVSSGGKEVFADSVILATGANARWLGLPNEEKLAQSGGGVSACAVCDGALPAFRDQVLAVIGGGDSAMEDALYLTKFAKEVVVVHRRDEFRASKIMAERVLNDPKIRVEWNKTVTDVVGEEIVTSLKLEDTVTGEASEVAVGGLFVAIGHTPNTAFLNGVVALKDNGYVELPEAWRTVTSVPGVFAAGDVFDDFYRQAITAAGSGCMAALEAERWLAHGGPDAQAHADDELVTAG
- a CDS encoding NAD(P)/FAD-dependent oxidoreductase is translated as MANDIRDITIVGGGPTGLFAAFYAGMRGSSCRIVDSLPDLGGQLTALYPEKYIHDVGGFPKVLAKDLVKGLVEQALQFDPEVILDEQVGEVERKDDHFEMRCANGIYLTRSIVIAGGKGAFEPMPLKCAGYEDFFQKGIEYAVKDPESFRDKKVIVVGGGDSALDFVLMLKGIASSISLVHRRDGWRAHAASVTQMEAAAEAGEIDLRTFYEVREVHGEDVVHSATVFDNRTDEDETVECDVVLSCLGFKPDLGPIKAWGLEVEKNRIKVDQLMATNVDGIFAAGDVVDYEGKLDLIATGFAEAAVAVNNAVHFVDPSARVNPGHSTNMKVFKE
- a CDS encoding AI-2E family transporter, which translates into the protein MDNQQTQLTVWRVVEGAAVLLVLGFFLVATSDILNPVMLLALLWAVLLPFRGKEGHTELVSLAGLLTLIWLLSTTGSLLAPFVLAMVLAYVLDPLVDALEQRRVPRTAAIALLTLPAVGLLGVLFLLVLPSAIQQLGEIVQAAPLLFERMAGWLEASRERLLSVDFPLIDEEALLERLRNVDSAVVVAFLQERQEALTTWLWTGVLGVGRGFGSMLGLVGYVALTPVLTFYLLRDWDGLTATVAGLLPADRRESFVSFTSGCNNLISRYLRGQVTVAIAIGLITGLGLWVVGFPHAATLGLIVAIFSVVPYLGLILSVIPAIFIALVSGSVGISLIKVAGVYIVAQLLESTVISPRIVGESVGLHPVWVVLALALGGFFFGFVGLLIGVPAAAVTKLLIVGGLERYKASDFYRGAPAS
- a CDS encoding NUDIX hydrolase, giving the protein MAQRPVPIRVERSAGGVVVRTTDEGTFALVIRDPYRNWGLPKGHLEEGEEPHEAALREVSEETGLTDLRLGPELVTIDWYFRSQDAQVHKFTTFYLMDSDSGEPVPQLEEAITECVWVPLEDAPKKITYDNAREVMKVAIQAVGERGKKPKSEVERG
- a CDS encoding MlaD family protein translates to MNRSRELMVGVVIIVSIAIAVLGTFFLNGANFGRPQASTDVLLRNVGQLNRGNTVKYLGVNIGVVDEIGVDGAAVRITLMVDQEVMLPEDAAVILGPESMFGDWQAEVVSRAEFPRFPFYQLPEGTPSGVLPGYALPELSRLTASAEQIADNVAGLSDRLELAFNDSTAAALASAIGNLEEISLEIRDLVVQQSAMANSVTASADSALNEVEAASVVARRSFERIEAILTDAQIDSIVANIRSASSGIDAIATDMSAATGGMAGTFERADSAFARMDRITAMIESGEGAIGRLLVDSTLAVRAEDVLGQLALLLEDVRANPRRYVRLSIF
- a CDS encoding ABC transporter ATP-binding protein — protein: MSIELIGVHKAFGVNQVLKGFTLSVQDGDTLSVIGGSGTGKSVALKHIVGLLRPDQGEIWVDGENVSRLDLETLYVLRRRVGYVFQFAALFDSMTIEENVGMGLRRMSDMTEAKIRSRVFDCLHLVDLDGYGDRFPSQLSGGQRKRAGFARAIATEPKYLLYDEPTTGLDPVTTAVIDELIVRMSDQLGVTGVVITHDMTSAFRISDRVAMLYDGQIRFEGTPDEVRNATDPVVRGFIEGRPELLESAT
- a CDS encoding ABC transporter permease, whose product is MNFVTGPVRAVGRFAIRTVSALGRAGYLARDAARALVNGSQWLPHLLPQMVKVGVESVPIALFIATFTGIVLAQMAEYTFTGAVPLYFVGTLVGKTMVLELGPVLTGLALSGRVGANIAAEIGTMRVTEQIDALETLAYDPAAYLVVPRVVAGVLMFPVVVILADALGVFAGWVTAQALLDMSSFEFLKGLRLYFDPWDIQFSAIKSATFGLTVTSVGCFFGFHARGGAEGVGQAATQAVVVSSMIILVLDAFWAAVLL